The following coding sequences lie in one Scatophagus argus isolate fScaArg1 chromosome 9, fScaArg1.pri, whole genome shotgun sequence genomic window:
- the nr0b2a gene encoding nuclear receptor subfamily 0 group B member 2a — protein sequence MDNECHCSASSDRLSNPILFNILSQMDNSKPSQNSLNYKSVPHRCNCEQRRTVCLKRPSEICKDASAVLVKTIQFMKNLPAFNQMPPNDQFSLLKSCWAPLFILGLAQEHVDFEVTDTPANSMLKKILLNQQESPGMEREQPTMAGVNKLKSCLKKFWSLDLSAKEYACLKGTAIFNPDVPDLKAALFIEGLQQEAQHALSEVVQLLHPGEQERFARILLTASMLQSITPSLISELFFRPVIGQADLLELLVDMLFCR from the exons ATGGATAACGAGTGTCATTGTTCGGCCAGCAGTGACAGGCTGTCAAATCCTATCCTCTTCAACATCTTGAGCCAAATGGATAACAGCAAACCAAGCCAAAACAGTCTCAACTACAAGTCAGTACCTCACAGATGCAACTGTGAGCAGCGACGGACAGTGTGCCTAAAAAGGCCATCTGAGATTTGCAAAGACGCTTCAGCAGTTCTGGTTAAAACCATCCAGTTCATGAAGAACTTGCCTGCCTTTAACCAGATGCCACCGAATGACCAGTTCTCACTTCTCAAAAGCTGCTGGGCACCCCTCTTCATTCTGGGTCTGGCCCAGGAGCATGTGGattttgaggtgacagacacCCCTGCTAACAGCATGCTGAAAAAGATTCTGCTAAACCAACAGGAGAGTCCTGGGATGGAGAGGGAGCAGCCCACCATGGCCGGTGTCAACAAACTCAAGTCCTGCCTCAAAAAGTTTTGGAGTTTGGATTTGAGTGCAAAGGAGTATGCGTGCCTCAAGGGGACTGCAATATTTAATCCAG ATGTCCCAGATTTAAAGGCGGCTCTGTTTATCGAAGGCTTGCAACAGGAAGCTCAGCACGCCCTCAGCGAGGTGGTCCAGCTCCTTCACCCGGGAGAACAGGAGCGCTTCGCTCGAATCCTCCTCACAGCTTCCATGTTGCAGAGCATCACACCCAGTCTCATCTCTGAACTCTTCTTCAGACCCGTGATAGGCCAAGCTGATCTGCTGGAGCTGTTGGTCGACATGCTCTTCTGCAGatag
- the gpn2 gene encoding GPN-loop GTPase 2 yields MSSQKAVSPPLRFGQVVIGPPGSGKTTYCQGMQEFLTHLGRKVVVVNMDPANEGLPYSCAVDISELVTLDDVMEGLKLGPNGGLLYSMEYVEANLDWLENKMKQYSDCYFLFDCPGQVELYTHQSSVKNIFSQLAKWNFRLTAVHLVDSHYCADPAKFISVLCTSLSTMLHVELPHVNVLSKMDLIEQYGKLAFNLDFYTEVMDLSYLLDHLAADPFFKKFRLLNEKLAEVIQDYSLVSFVPLNVQDKDSMTQVLRAVDKANGYCFGDLEERNLQAMMSAAVGADFQFDSTLRVQERYVETGGKTVEEEMMDL; encoded by the exons ATGTCCAGCCAGAAAGCAGTTTCGCCCCCTCTACGCTTCGGCCAGGTGGTCATCGGACCCCCAGGCTCAGGAAAAACCACTTATTGCCAAGGAATGCAGGAGTTCCTTACTCACCTGGGACGCAAGGTGGTTGTGGTGAACATGGACCCTGCCAACGAAGGACTACCATATTCCTGTGCGGTAGATATCTCCGAGCTGGTCACGCTGGACGATGTCATGGAAGGCTTGAAGCTTGGACCTAACGGTGGGCTCCTCTACAGTATGGAGTATGTCGAAGCAAATCTGGACTGGTTAGAGAACAAGATGAAACAGTACAGTGACTGTTACTTCTTGTTTGACTGTCCTGGACAAGTGGAGCTGTACACTCACCAGAGCTCAGTAAAGAATATATTTTCACAGTTGGCCAAGTGGAACTTCAGG CTAACAGCAGTGCACCTTGTGGACTCTCATTACTGCGCTGACCCAGCCAAGTTCATCTCTGTTCTGTGTACCTCCCTGTCCACCATGCTGCACGTGGAGCTTCCTCACGTCAATGTCCTCTCCAAGATGGACTTGATTGAACAGTATGGCAAACTGG CCTTCAACCTTGACTTCTACACAGAGGTCATGGACCTGAGCTATCTTCTCGATCATCTGGCCGCAGACCCCTTCTTTAAAAAATTTCGTCTTCTGAATGAAAAGTTGGCAGAGGTCATTCAAGATTACAGCCTTGTTTCTTTTGTGCCCCTCAATGTGCAG GACAAAGACAGCATGACTCAGGTGTTACGAGCAGTGGACAAGGCCAATGGCTACTGCTTTGGAGACCTGGAGGAGAGGAATCTGCAGGCCATGATGTCAGCTGCTGTGGGGGCAGACTTCCAGTTCGACTC TACTCTTAGAGTGCAAGAGCGGTACGTTGAAACCGGTGGAAAGACTGTTGAGGAGGAGATGATGGACCTGTAA
- the kdf1a gene encoding keratinocyte differentiation factor 1 translates to MPGHSTGAPQTSRHHKHHSSSTRAEKYRQTRTISRESAASQDSYKDPHGEHLHEHRTDHSRYSENKYSRSRSHPRNGTGRGSETIGFIPGSADSTPNSRHACGSCASMGWSGCKALICCVLTCGFYGSREPCLPVNESCTDHPPKAGSEPHPPNGMAVTNPTCGIPVESSKSTRHSKLPTSDSFRYPDVRIAGQTVRYPVAAPKRTRTPGKGESQRPVSNTSLLSREDYDLDDLSDTGTDIDSLITKKLLELYALHQIDQLAKCTSDSSFSRKTNEISELIYSIAQDYNLEEQEAECKLVHGVIRISTRKGKRNKSHQSAGQRPNGRSDGTLPDSGNETMTNTFMSSDFPEVKVSEQTPSDELARKMRHYSGRTYSSSTATAYSPYHHDTETDSSGAPLLL, encoded by the exons ATGCCTGGCCACAGCACAGGGGCTCCACAGACGTCCCGccaccacaaacaccacagctCCAGTACCAGAGCAGAAAAGTACAGACAGACCCGGACTATATCCAGGGAGAGCGCAGCCAGCCAGGACTCTTACAAAGACCCTCATGGGGAACATCTGCACGAGCACCGCACGGACCACTCCCGGTATTCAGAGAACAAGTACAGTCGCAGCAGAAGCCACCCACGAAATGGAACAGGACGGGGCTCTGAGACTATAGGATTTATTCCTGGGTCAGCAGACAGCACACCTAACAGCAGGCACGCCTGTGGCTCCTGTGCCTCCATGGGCTGGAGTGGTTGTAAGGCTCTTATCTGCTGTGTACTGACCTGTGGATTTTATGGCAGCCGAGAGCCTTGCCTACCCGTTAACGAGAGCTGCACAGACCATCCCCCTAAAGCAGGTAGCGAGCCTCACCCTCCTAATGGCATGGCTGTGACCAACCCCACTTGCGGCATCCCTGTGGAGTCCAGCAAGTCTACCAGACACTCTAAATTGCCCACCAGCGACAGCTTTCGCTACCCGGATGTGCGCATCGCGGGTCAAACAGTAAGGTATCCAGTTGCTGCCCCCAAACGGACCCGTACACCTGGCAAAGGGGAAAGTCAGCGGCCTGTCAGCAACACCAGCCTGTTATCCCGTGAGGACTATGACTTAGATGACCTGAGTGACACAGGCACAGATATTGACTCTCTTATCACCAAGAAGCTGCTGGAGCTTTATGCCCTGCACCAGATCGACCAACTAGCCAAGTGCACCTCTGACTCCTCTTTCTCCCGCAAGACCAATGAGATCAGCGAGCTCATCTACAGCATTGCTCAGGACTACAacctggaggagcaggaggctgAGTGCAAGCTGGTGCACGGAGTTATCCGCATCAGCACGAGGAAGGGCAAGAGAAACAAGAGCCATCAGTCAGCAGGACAGCGTCCGAATGGGAGGAGTGACGGGACTCTGCCCGACAGCGGCAACGAGACCATGACCAACACTTTCATGAGCAGTGACT TTCCAGAGGTGAAAGTCTCGGAGCAGACGCCATCGGATGAGCTTGCGAGGAAGATGAGACATTACAGCGGGAGAA CGTACTCCTCCAGCACTGCCACCGCCTACTCACCTTACCATCATGACACTGAAACAGACTCCTCAGGCGCTCCCCTGCTTCTCTGA
- the gpatch3 gene encoding G patch domain-containing protein 3, protein MADSEDVAAVYFAISNIPVAFRSADLRNYFSQFIESGGFHCFHYRHRPEVLRESDGPENTVCGEGEEGSFRSSTEETDHVTKNGSVKKQLVKSCCCVVSVHNKEADRFVRMYAGNHWINSKGNWLARRCIIKRVKVADDGDDGSFPYKTKYEQRHRVSLTKRFTEADLKSLSELNPPALMQNGNVGTPTKVFLHLIQSCRMPPRLIRKLGLTFPKTSSSRRYGNVPFQYQDSQTVPAREETVLTASGHEISGPGTLAAPPSRQRRLADDTEKTETDEPQNEEEEEDAQSNADDDDDCCEEWERHEALHDDVTSQERSKERLYEEEIELKWEKGGSGLVFYTDAQYWQEEEGDFDEQTADDWDVDMSVYYDKDGGDMDARDYVRMRYEKRLRDGLEDRSGRNQSIGSFERFTKGFGRRVMEKQGWKDGEGLGHSQTGIPEALENDGQHPHCKRGFGYHGEKLVLHPVKKARTDFHISTVYDKPKSIDGDDTLLRRQPNTSMKYRGWQPGGSIGPQR, encoded by the exons ATGGCGGACTCTGAAGACGTCGCTGCTGTATATTTTGCTATCAGCAACATTCCTGTAGCATTTCGCTCAGCGGACCTGAGAAATTACTTCAGTCAGTTCATAGAAAGCGGcggttttcactgttttcactaTCGACATCGACCGGAGGTCCTCAGGGAGTCCGATGGGCCCGAAAATACAGTTTGTGGCGAGGGGGAAGAGGGCAGCTTCAGATCCTCGACTGAGGAGACTGACCACGTAACAAAAAACGGCTCTGTGAAGAAGCAGCTGGTGAAGTCGTGCTGTTGTGTCGTATCAGTTCATAACAAAGAAGCTGACAGATTCGTCAGGATGTATGCGGGAAATCACTGGATTAACTCGAAGGGGAACTGGCTGGCTCGACGTTGTATCATCAAGAGAGTAAAAGTTGCAGATGACGGAG ATGATGGGTCATTCccatataaaacaaaatatgagcAACGGCACCGGGTGTCCTTAACGAAGCGTTTCACAGAAGCTGACCTCAAAAGCTTATCTGAGCTGAATCCACCTGCTCTGATGCAGAATGGAAATGTGGGCACACCAACTAAAGTGTTCCTACACCTCATCCAGTCCTGCCGAATGCCTCCCCGCCTCATTCGGAAGTTGGGCCTGACTTTCCCCAAAACCAGCTCCAGTCGCCGTTATGGCAATGTACCTTTCCAGTATCAGGACAGTCAGACAGTTCCGGCCAGAGAAGAGACTGTATTAACTGCTTCTGGACATGAAATATCGGGACCGGGCACTTTGGCTGCTCCTCCGTCAAGACAGAGGCGGTTAGCTGACGacactgaaaaaacagagaCTGATGAGCCAcagaatgaagaggaggaagaggatgcaCAGTCAAATGCAGATGAT GATGATGACTGTTGTGAGGAGTGGGAACGCCATGAGGCTTTGCACGATGATGTAACGAGCCAGGAGCGAAGCAAAGAGAGGCTGTATGAAGAGGAGATTGAGTTGAAGTGGGAGAAGGGCGGCTCAGGCCTGGTATTCTACACCGACGCCCAGTactggcaggaggaggaaggag attttgacGAACAAACGGCAGACGACTGGGACGTTGACATGAGTGTTTACTATGATAAAG ATGGCGGTGACATGGATGCCCGTGACTATGTCCGAATGCGGTATGAGAAAAGGCTAAGGGACGGTCTTGAAGATAGATCAGGACGCAATCAGTCTATTGGCAGCTTTGAGAGGTTCACTAAG ggCTTTGGTCGCCGTGTTATGGAAAAACAGGGCTGGAAGGATGGCGAAGGGTTGGGACACAGTCAGACTGGGATTCCTGAAGCTCTTGAGAATGACGGCCAACATCCCCATTGCAAAAGAGGCTTTGG GTACCATGGAGAGAAATTGGTCCTACATCCTGTAAAAAAGGCCAGAACAGATTTTCATATATCTACAGTGTATGACAAACCGAAAAGCATCGACGGAGATGATACGTTGCTGAGACGTCAACCCAACACTAGTATGAAGTACAGAGGCTGGCAGCCAGGAGGCAGCATTGGACCACAAAGATGA